One Methanococcus aeolicus Nankai-3 DNA segment encodes these proteins:
- a CDS encoding TIGR01212 family radical SAM protein (This family includes YhcC from E. coli K-12, an uncharacterized radical SAM protein.) — translation MNNNSNNSNCNSNNYNNYNNSNIIKKNIVNEIYSEGYKIAQYGVYMKKLKPYKTFKIPVDARCTCPNKDGNIDTKGCIFCPKMGRDIVPPYCNLKYSLKEQIETQLKHHKIKGLKKFYIYFYPATNTYGDLDKLKELWDFALSYKDVIGLSLGTRPDCLNGGVLDILEEYVKQGKEIWIDLGIQTMNQKTLDYLNRGHTVEDTENAIKNCKKRNIFVCGHIILGLPNEGWKNMMDTAYILGDLEIDALKIYPLLVLKNTELEQLYWKGKYRTLDKQQYVKLVCDFLERSSPYTIIQRILKDRAPKNIVISPKWNIGRLPLLNEISNELKKRGTKQGFYFNK, via the coding sequence TTGAATAATAATAGTAATAACAGTAATTGTAATAGTAATAATTACAATAACTACAATAATAGCAATATTATTAAAAAAAACATAGTAAATGAAATTTACTCCGAAGGATACAAAATAGCCCAATATGGAGTATATATGAAAAAATTAAAGCCCTACAAAACATTTAAAATACCAGTTGATGCGAGATGCACATGCCCAAATAAAGATGGTAATATTGATACAAAGGGGTGTATTTTTTGCCCAAAAATGGGAAGGGATATTGTTCCGCCATATTGCAATTTAAAATATTCATTAAAAGAGCAAATCGAAACCCAATTAAAGCACCATAAAATAAAAGGGCTAAAAAAATTTTATATATATTTTTATCCTGCAACAAATACCTATGGTGATTTAGATAAATTAAAAGAATTATGGGATTTTGCACTATCTTATAAAGATGTAATAGGGTTATCTTTGGGAACTAGACCAGACTGTTTAAATGGTGGGGTATTGGATATACTTGAAGAATATGTAAAACAGGGCAAAGAAATTTGGATAGATTTGGGCATTCAAACTATGAACCAAAAAACATTGGATTATTTAAATAGGGGGCATACCGTAGAGGATACAGAAAATGCCATTAAAAACTGTAAAAAAAGAAATATTTTTGTTTGCGGACATATTATATTGGGACTACCAAATGAAGGTTGGAAAAATATGATGGATACGGCATATATATTGGGTGATTTAGAAATAGATGCCTTAAAAATATATCCGTTGTTGGTGCTTAAAAATACGGAATTAGAGCAATTATATTGGAAGGGAAAATATAGAACACTTGATAAACAACAATATGTTAAACTTGTTTGTGATTTTTTAGAGAGGAGCTCCCCATATACAATTATTCAAAGAATATTAAAAGACAGAGCTCCGAAAAATATTGTAATATCTCCAAAATGGAATATAGGTAGGTTACCACTGTTAAATGAAATATCAAATGAATTGAAAAAAAGAGGTACAAAACAAGGATTTTATTTTAATAAATAA
- a CDS encoding YfcE family phosphodiesterase — MLFGIISDTHITDRVGELPDEIYDKFKNVNKIIHCGDITSNGILDNLNSIDGVSEVIAVKGNMDTMALPKEIFLEINGFKIGIFHGDKIYPRGDLLKMKYYCLENELDVLISGHTHIPLIKKITIPELNKNILLLNPGSPTVPRFPLKTVMSFEIKKDVLKPEIILIE; from the coding sequence ATGCTTTTTGGAATTATTTCAGACACCCATATAACCGATAGAGTGGGGGAGCTCCCTGACGAAATATATGATAAATTTAAAAATGTAAATAAAATAATACATTGTGGAGATATTACTTCAAATGGTATATTGGATAATTTAAATAGTATTGATGGTGTATCAGAAGTTATTGCAGTTAAAGGCAATATGGATACTATGGCATTGCCAAAAGAAATATTTTTGGAGATAAATGGTTTTAAAATCGGAATATTTCATGGAGATAAAATATACCCGAGGGGAGATTTATTAAAAATGAAGTATTATTGTTTGGAAAATGAATTAGATGTTCTTATATCAGGACATACTCATATACCACTTATAAAAAAAATAACCATTCCAGAATTGAATAAAAATATATTGTTATTAAATCCCGGTAGCCCAACTGTTCCGCGGTTTCCATTAAAAACGGTTATGTCGTTCGAAATTAAAAAAGATGTTTTAAAACCAGAAATAATTTTAATAGAATGA
- the porB gene encoding pyruvate synthase subunit PorB, translating to MTNQFPREELLAPGHRGCAGCGASIIVRQALKAAGKDTIVANATGCLEVMTTPYPETAWNVPWIHVAFENVAAVASGMESAVKALQRKRGKFSDKKINVIAFGGDGGTADIGFQALSGAMERGHNMLYIMYDNEAYMNTGIQRSSSTPLMASTTTSPAGSVIRGEDMPKKDMPMIVAAHGVPYVATACLSYPEDFMKKVKKACEIDGPAFIHVFQPCTTGWRYETKDTVKLGRLAVETGVFPLYEIENGDFKISYKPAKRKPLIEYLKPQKRYRHLTNEDVEMLQKAVDEKCKLLGY from the coding sequence ATGACAAATCAATTTCCACGAGAGGAGCTCCTTGCACCGGGACATAGGGGATGTGCTGGTTGTGGGGCATCAATTATTGTTAGACAGGCGTTAAAGGCAGCTGGAAAAGATACAATAGTAGCAAATGCAACAGGTTGTTTGGAGGTTATGACCACACCATATCCTGAAACAGCTTGGAATGTGCCTTGGATTCATGTTGCATTTGAGAATGTTGCAGCAGTTGCAAGTGGTATGGAAAGTGCTGTAAAAGCACTTCAAAGAAAAAGAGGAAAATTCTCCGATAAAAAAATAAATGTTATAGCATTTGGTGGAGATGGAGGGACCGCAGATATTGGATTCCAAGCATTAAGTGGAGCAATGGAAAGAGGACATAATATGCTCTACATAATGTATGATAATGAAGCATATATGAATACAGGAATTCAAAGAAGTAGTTCTACGCCATTAATGGCTTCAACTACAACATCACCAGCGGGTAGTGTAATTAGAGGAGAGGACATGCCTAAAAAAGACATGCCTATGATTGTAGCAGCTCATGGTGTTCCATATGTGGCTACGGCATGTTTAAGTTATCCTGAGGACTTCATGAAGAAAGTTAAAAAAGCATGCGAAATAGATGGGCCTGCTTTTATACATGTATTCCAACCATGTACCACAGGATGGAGATATGAAACAAAAGATACTGTAAAATTGGGAAGATTGGCAGTAGAAACAGGAGTATTTCCATTGTATGAAATTGAGAATGGAGATTTTAAAATATCATACAAACCAGCTAAAAGAAAACCATTAATTGAATATTTAAAACCACAAAAAAGATATAGGCATCTAACAAATGAAGATGTTGAAATGTTACAAAAGGCAGTTGATGAGAAATGCAAATTATTGGGATATTAA
- a CDS encoding transcriptional regulator — MKAHQRLLLSLDSNNFIDEFKKILLELNVPLKEFSELSDIPYSTLYKVIQGRDFRISTLIKIIDTIKKFEQNDNELDKIAVIAARPALNQIQHKIFSVNGKDYLLKEYPSNTLEECITAAILAEREGVKAIICAPIVSSSIEKVVRIPVAVVIPKKEEFINALKIVANKI; from the coding sequence ATGAAAGCACATCAACGATTACTATTAAGTTTGGATTCCAATAACTTTATAGACGAATTTAAAAAGATTCTTTTAGAATTAAATGTTCCTTTGAAGGAATTTTCAGAATTGTCTGATATACCATATAGCACATTATATAAGGTAATTCAGGGCAGGGATTTTAGAATATCCACTTTAATAAAAATAATAGATACAATTAAAAAATTTGAACAAAATGATAACGAATTAGATAAAATAGCCGTGATTGCAGCACGACCTGCTTTAAATCAAATTCAACATAAAATATTTTCAGTAAATGGAAAGGATTATTTATTAAAAGAATATCCTTCAAATACTCTTGAAGAATGCATAACAGCAGCAATACTGGCAGAACGAGAAGGCGTTAAGGCAATAATTTGTGCCCCCATTGTTAGTTCAAGTATTGAAAAAGTTGTAAGAATTCCGGTTGCAGTAGTTATTCCAAAAAAAGAAGAGTTTATAAATGCTCTTAAAATAGTGGCAAATAAAATATAA
- the pheS gene encoding phenylalanine--tRNA ligase subunit alpha, which translates to MEDFKLHNDEKKLLKIFQEAYDNKNITKLSVEGLAKNELMGSETKVMRTALWLSAEDKKLVNIIENKSKIAKLTEEGKKVVEKGLPERQVANYMIENDLKNIPIKELGNILDKSEVNPALGNLKKKKIAKIEKGNIIIENLQYEDKEENTLNKIKINEENKNSDLNNYNDEEKKLINNLQKRGFIAIEEEVDRAIELTEKGIEFIKNNIIEIKEEISQLTREHIVSGKWKDCHIRPYDAKIPSEEVYPAKLHPMTRIINDVKEVLIGMGFKEVKNPIVETEFWNFDVLFEPQDHPARDMQDTFFLRYPNKGEIPEMVKDIKSIHEKGMVGDKKISKGWRYEFDEEISKKTVLRTHTTVSSIKYLASLTDEEKEKPHKIFSIDRVFRNEAIDYSHLPEFYQCEGIILAEGVHFDNLIGLLKEFLNRLGFEQVRIRPAYFPFTEPSLEAEVFVEGRGWLELLGAGVFRPEVVEPLGINKPVLAWGIGLSRLAMLRWGLTDIRELHKNELNWLKKA; encoded by the coding sequence ATGGAAGATTTTAAACTACACAATGACGAGAAAAAACTTTTAAAAATATTTCAAGAGGCATATGACAATAAAAATATTACAAAATTATCTGTTGAGGGATTAGCAAAAAATGAGCTAATGGGCTCGGAAACAAAGGTAATGAGAACGGCTCTTTGGTTATCTGCGGAAGATAAAAAATTAGTTAATATTATCGAAAATAAATCAAAAATTGCCAAATTAACGGAGGAAGGAAAAAAAGTAGTAGAAAAAGGACTTCCAGAGCGACAGGTTGCAAATTATATGATTGAAAATGATTTAAAAAATATCCCAATTAAAGAATTAGGCAATATTTTAGACAAATCAGAAGTAAATCCTGCATTAGGCAATTTAAAAAAGAAAAAAATAGCTAAAATAGAAAAAGGAAATATAATAATTGAAAATTTGCAGTATGAAGATAAAGAAGAAAATACATTAAACAAAATAAAAATAAATGAAGAAAACAAAAACAGCGATTTAAATAACTACAATGACGAAGAAAAGAAATTAATAAATAATCTCCAAAAAAGAGGATTTATAGCAATTGAGGAAGAAGTAGATAGAGCAATAGAATTAACGGAAAAAGGTATTGAATTTATAAAAAACAACATCATTGAGATAAAAGAAGAAATATCCCAACTAACAAGGGAGCATATTGTAAGTGGGAAATGGAAAGATTGCCACATTAGACCATATGATGCAAAAATACCATCAGAGGAAGTATATCCTGCTAAATTACACCCTATGACACGAATTATAAATGATGTTAAAGAGGTATTAATTGGAATGGGATTTAAAGAGGTAAAAAATCCAATTGTAGAAACAGAATTCTGGAATTTTGATGTTTTATTTGAACCGCAAGACCATCCTGCAAGAGATATGCAAGATACATTCTTTTTAAGATACCCAAATAAAGGAGAAATACCTGAAATGGTAAAGGATATTAAATCAATACATGAAAAAGGAATGGTAGGAGATAAAAAAATATCAAAAGGCTGGAGATATGAATTTGATGAAGAAATATCCAAAAAAACAGTATTAAGAACCCATACAACAGTATCATCAATAAAATATTTAGCCTCATTAACAGATGAAGAAAAAGAAAAACCCCATAAAATATTTAGCATAGATAGAGTATTTAGAAATGAGGCAATAGATTATAGTCATTTGCCTGAGTTTTATCAGTGTGAGGGCATAATATTAGCCGAGGGTGTGCATTTTGACAATTTAATTGGATTATTAAAAGAATTTTTAAATAGATTAGGATTTGAACAGGTGAGAATTAGACCTGCATACTTCCCATTCACAGAACCATCATTGGAAGCCGAGGTATTCGTAGAGGGCAGAGGTTGGTTGGAGCTCCTTGGTGCGGGAGTATTTAGGCCCGAAGTAGTAGAGCCATTGGGAATAAATAAACCAGTTTTGGCATGGGGAATTGGATTAAGTAGATTGGCAATGTTAAGATGGGGATTAACAGATATTAGGGAGCTCCATAAAAATGAATTAAATTGGTTGAAAAAGGCATAG
- the ftsZ gene encoding cell division protein FtsZ: MRLVNEALSSNSEEIHNKNASRDDFGNASIIVIGCGGAGNNTIHRLTEIGIEGAETMALNTDKQHLEHVNADKKILIGSTLTRGLGAGGYPEIGKKSAELAKNVLEDVLKNADLVFVTAGMGGGTGTGSAPVVAEIAKENGAVVIGMVTYPFKIERARLKKADEGLARLTEACDTVIVIDNNRLVEFVPNLPLNEAFKVADEIIAQAVKGITETISQKSLINIDYADVRSVMTDGGVAMIGVGEVDYETKGDRIEKVVKDTLSCPLLDVDYAGATGAIIHITGGTDLTIGEANAIGEGITQSMDQNANVIWGARLDPSMEGCIRVMTIITGVKSANILGKEKNNGRRIIPKNTQKTKSSLNIDYIV; encoded by the coding sequence ATGAGATTGGTTAATGAGGCATTATCAAGTAATTCAGAAGAAATACATAATAAAAACGCGTCAAGAGATGATTTTGGAAATGCAAGTATAATAGTAATAGGATGCGGGGGCGCAGGAAATAATACTATCCATAGATTAACGGAAATAGGTATTGAAGGGGCCGAAACAATGGCTTTAAATACCGATAAACAACATTTAGAACATGTAAATGCAGATAAAAAAATTTTAATCGGCTCTACATTAACAAGAGGATTGGGGGCAGGAGGGTACCCAGAAATAGGAAAAAAATCCGCTGAATTGGCAAAAAATGTATTAGAAGATGTTTTAAAAAATGCTGATTTAGTGTTTGTTACAGCAGGGATGGGGGGAGGAACAGGAACAGGCTCCGCACCAGTTGTGGCAGAAATAGCAAAGGAAAATGGTGCCGTTGTTATTGGAATGGTTACATATCCATTTAAAATAGAAAGAGCAAGATTAAAAAAGGCTGACGAAGGACTTGCAAGACTAACAGAAGCTTGTGATACTGTTATTGTAATAGATAATAACAGACTGGTTGAGTTTGTTCCAAATTTGCCATTAAATGAGGCATTTAAAGTTGCCGATGAAATTATTGCTCAGGCAGTAAAAGGAATTACAGAAACAATATCTCAGAAGAGTCTTATTAATATTGACTATGCTGATGTTAGGTCTGTTATGACTGATGGTGGCGTTGCTATGATCGGGGTTGGAGAGGTAGATTATGAAACAAAAGGAGATAGAATAGAGAAAGTTGTTAAAGATACTTTGAGCTGCCCATTATTGGATGTGGATTATGCAGGAGCTACGGGTGCAATAATCCATATCACCGGAGGCACAGATTTAACAATTGGTGAAGCAAATGCCATAGGAGAAGGTATAACTCAAAGTATGGACCAAAATGCAAATGTAATTTGGGGGGCTCGACTTGACCCATCAATGGAAGGGTGCATAAGAGTTATGACCATAATCACAGGAGTAAAATCCGCAAACATACTTGGGAAGGAAAAAAACAATGGAAGAAGGATAATCCCAAAAAACACTCAAAAAACAAAATCCTCATTAAATATTGATTATATCGTATAA
- a CDS encoding triphosphoribosyl-dephospho-CoA synthase, protein MNSFDIMKASQIACCLEVSSFKPGNVHRNKDYDDIKYHHFLNSGVAFGDIIYKASKDPQNIGQYIKLAVIESKKWSPSNANLGIIMLHTPIATTVGQMEEFNINTLKREIKNTVKNTTTDDAIAVYEAIEIAMPNINPPKEGPDAQKNDAKQELREKNLTLYDVFKISADWDNISYEWTEGFNISFEGYNLLNKYYEQYNNINLATTKTFLNILSNYPDTLIARKKDENTSKMVSDKAKEVLNNFNEESLLKFDKFLSNEGNKLNPGTTADLIASSLMIFLLDRINNKNTVLW, encoded by the coding sequence ATGAACTCATTTGACATTATGAAAGCATCTCAAATAGCCTGTTGTTTGGAGGTTAGCAGTTTTAAACCGGGAAATGTCCATAGAAATAAAGACTATGACGACATAAAATACCATCATTTCCTTAATTCGGGCGTAGCTTTTGGAGACATAATATATAAAGCCTCAAAAGACCCCCAAAACATAGGACAATATATAAAATTGGCAGTTATAGAATCAAAAAAATGGTCGCCATCTAATGCAAATTTAGGTATAATTATGCTACATACCCCCATAGCCACCACAGTAGGACAGATGGAGGAATTTAACATAAATACACTTAAAAGGGAAATAAAAAACACAGTTAAAAACACTACAACAGATGACGCAATTGCTGTTTATGAGGCAATTGAAATAGCCATGCCAAATATAAATCCTCCAAAAGAAGGACCAGATGCCCAAAAAAACGATGCAAAACAGGAATTAAGAGAAAAAAATTTAACGCTATACGATGTTTTCAAAATATCGGCGGATTGGGATAATATATCTTATGAATGGACAGAAGGATTTAATATTTCATTTGAAGGATATAATTTATTAAATAAATATTATGAACAATACAACAATATAAATTTGGCAACAACAAAAACATTTTTAAACATACTTTCAAATTACCCAGATACGCTAATAGCAAGAAAAAAAGACGAAAATACTTCAAAAATGGTATCAGATAAAGCAAAAGAAGTATTAAATAATTTTAATGAAGAGTCGTTATTAAAATTTGATAAATTTCTATCAAATGAAGGAAATAAATTAAATCCAGGAACTACGGCGGATTTAATAGCCTCCTCATTAATGATATTTTTATTGGATAGAATAAATAATAAAAACACGGTGCTATGGTAA
- a CDS encoding 4Fe-4S dicluster domain-containing protein, whose product MKKIMMKNNECDNCGDCVKACMELHKISRIAILEHEEKYLPIVCQHCASAPCKEVCPVDAIYHLDDGTVYLDEEKCIGCGLCPMACPFGAIVMSDVANKCILCSEQEGECACVKACSKRCLDALDVNDTIFSKRDKVIENFAKLNKPSSGNKGRGNIVSKIASSAKVGNPLKQ is encoded by the coding sequence ATGAAAAAAATAATGATGAAAAATAATGAATGCGATAATTGCGGGGACTGTGTAAAAGCATGCATGGAGCTCCACAAAATAAGCAGGATTGCAATATTGGAACATGAAGAAAAATATCTTCCAATAGTATGCCAACATTGTGCATCTGCACCATGTAAGGAGGTATGTCCAGTAGATGCAATATATCATTTAGATGATGGAACCGTTTATTTAGATGAAGAAAAATGCATTGGATGTGGATTATGTCCTATGGCATGTCCATTTGGGGCAATTGTTATGTCCGATGTGGCAAATAAATGTATATTATGCTCTGAACAGGAAGGAGAATGTGCCTGTGTAAAAGCATGCTCAAAAAGATGTTTAGATGCTTTGGATGTAAATGATACAATATTCTCTAAAAGAGACAAAGTTATTGAGAATTTTGCTAAATTAAACAAGCCTTCAAGTGGCAATAAAGGCAGAGGAAATATTGTCTCAAAAATAGCAAGCTCTGCAAAAGTAGGAAACCCATTAAAACAGTAA
- a CDS encoding 4Fe-4S dicluster domain-containing protein, which produces MKLMPNVKNCVDCKRCERVCPNNGMIVIDGVPLKCMHCEDAPCLNICPEGAIKRINDKVVVISDECIGCELCVSACPFGAMRMDLSSKVAYKCNGCYELDEEVCKLACPTNALDYSEKEVEEKQKIYVSKLKKIYSYI; this is translated from the coding sequence ATGAAACTAATGCCAAATGTCAAAAATTGCGTGGATTGTAAAAGATGCGAAAGGGTATGCCCAAATAATGGCATGATTGTAATAGATGGGGTGCCATTAAAATGTATGCACTGTGAAGATGCACCTTGTTTAAATATATGTCCAGAAGGGGCAATTAAAAGAATAAATGATAAAGTAGTAGTAATTAGTGATGAATGTATCGGGTGCGAGTTATGTGTAAGTGCCTGTCCATTTGGGGCTATGAGAATGGATTTAAGTTCAAAAGTTGCATATAAATGTAATGGATGCTATGAATTAGATGAAGAAGTATGTAAATTAGCCTGTCCAACAAATGCCCTTGATTACAGCGAAAAAGAAGTAGAGGAAAAACAAAAAATATATGTTTCCAAACTTAAAAAAATATATTCATATATTTAA
- a CDS encoding DUF3236 domain-containing protein, whose product MNNNKIIKDAYLESITNKRCGDKIEELLYIQNKILNAKKIVVATNNKKKFDIINNILISLFKNYDKPLPTIEKLDLPTNSVDLTRFPAINKGLIAVDTSDADIVIARGRLGAPGSGSMLIIMNNKGRCLSASLSPTSLIHKKDIEDAVKDELNEALERIGINIDISI is encoded by the coding sequence ATGAACAACAACAAAATAATAAAAGATGCATATTTGGAGTCCATAACTAATAAAAGATGCGGGGATAAAATAGAGGAGCTCCTATATATTCAAAATAAAATATTAAATGCTAAAAAAATTGTAGTTGCTACAAATAATAAAAAGAAATTTGACATAATAAATAACATCTTAATATCTTTATTTAAAAATTATGATAAACCATTGCCAACTATTGAAAAATTAGACCTGCCCACAAATTCTGTTGATTTAACTAGATTTCCAGCGATTAATAAAGGATTAATTGCAGTGGATACCTCCGATGCCGATATTGTTATAGCAAGAGGTAGGCTTGGAGCTCCGGGCTCTGGCTCCATGCTAATAATCATGAATAATAAAGGTAGATGTTTATCTGCGTCCCTTTCCCCAACATCTTTAATTCATAAAAAAGATATTGAAGATGCCGTTAAAGATGAACTTAATGAAGCACTTGAACGAATTGGAATTAATATTGATATTAGTATTTGA
- the glyS gene encoding glycine--tRNA ligase, translated as METPNTKDKYEKVMDLAKRRGYLWSSFEIYGGIAGFVDYAPLGAMLKNNIIDTWRKHYITNEEFYEIDCPTITPHDVLKASGHVDNFTDPMIECKECLESYRADHIIEENIDIDTEGKTLEELQQLMETHKITCPKCSGQFGEVKSYNLMFLTSIGPSGNRIGYMRPETAQGIFIQFRRLSQFFRNKLPFGVAQIGKAYRNEISPRQGVIRLREFTQAEAEFFVHPTIKEHKKFKEVENDVIPLLPASRQMDESLPKDEKVINMSLKDAVENNIIRHETIAYFVAITKRFLLDIGIDSSKLRFRQHLPDEMAHYAIDCWDAEIYTDRFGWIECVGIADRTDFDLKAHMENSGVDLSIFVEYDEPKEIETYEIELNYKVVGKVFKKDMKLVSDALNELDNNEMEKLVNTIKNGEEYILKVGDKEFTILEDYLTAKKVQKKVMGEKVLPHVIEPSHGIDRITFCLLEHSFNEEEDRTYLSINPTVSPIKVGVFPLVNKQGMPEIAMDIKNNLRKNGILAEYDDSGAIGRRYMRMDEVGAPFCITVDGQTLEDNTITIRERDSREQIRIKIEEVVDYIKNKL; from the coding sequence ATGGAAACTCCAAACACAAAAGACAAATATGAAAAAGTTATGGATTTGGCAAAAAGAAGAGGATATTTATGGAGCTCCTTTGAAATTTATGGTGGTATAGCCGGATTTGTAGATTATGCCCCATTAGGAGCAATGTTAAAAAATAACATCATAGACACATGGAGAAAACATTATATTACAAATGAGGAATTTTACGAAATAGATTGCCCTACAATAACCCCCCACGATGTTTTAAAAGCTTCTGGGCATGTGGATAACTTTACAGACCCTATGATAGAATGTAAAGAATGTTTAGAATCATACAGGGCAGACCATATAATAGAGGAAAATATTGATATAGATACAGAGGGCAAAACCTTAGAGGAATTACAACAATTAATGGAGACTCACAAAATCACATGCCCAAAATGTAGCGGACAATTTGGAGAGGTTAAAAGCTATAATTTAATGTTCCTTACTTCAATAGGCCCAAGTGGAAATAGAATAGGATATATGAGACCAGAAACAGCACAGGGAATATTTATTCAATTTAGAAGATTATCACAGTTTTTTAGAAATAAACTTCCTTTTGGAGTTGCACAAATTGGAAAAGCATACAGAAATGAGATTTCACCAAGGCAGGGAGTAATTAGATTAAGAGAATTTACACAGGCAGAGGCGGAATTTTTCGTGCATCCTACAATAAAGGAGCATAAGAAATTTAAAGAAGTTGAAAATGATGTAATACCCCTATTACCTGCAAGTAGGCAAATGGACGAATCATTGCCAAAAGATGAAAAAGTAATAAATATGTCTTTAAAAGATGCCGTAGAAAATAATATTATTAGGCATGAAACAATTGCATATTTTGTAGCAATTACAAAAAGGTTTTTGTTGGATATAGGTATTGACAGCTCCAAATTAAGATTTAGACAGCATTTACCAGATGAAATGGCACATTATGCTATTGACTGTTGGGATGCCGAAATATACACAGATAGATTTGGCTGGATTGAGTGTGTAGGTATCGCCGATAGAACAGATTTTGACTTAAAAGCACATATGGAGAACAGCGGTGTAGATTTAAGCATATTTGTAGAATATGACGAACCAAAGGAAATTGAGACCTACGAAATAGAATTAAATTATAAAGTTGTGGGCAAAGTATTTAAAAAAGATATGAAATTAGTAAGCGATGCCTTAAATGAATTAGATAATAATGAAATGGAAAAATTAGTAAATACCATTAAAAATGGAGAAGAATATATATTAAAAGTAGGAGATAAAGAATTTACAATATTGGAGGACTATTTAACGGCTAAAAAAGTTCAAAAGAAAGTTATGGGGGAGAAAGTTTTACCTCATGTTATTGAGCCATCTCATGGAATAGATAGAATTACATTCTGTTTGTTGGAACATTCCTTTAATGAGGAAGAGGATAGAACCTATTTAAGTATTAATCCAACAGTATCACCGATTAAAGTTGGTGTATTCCCATTAGTTAATAAACAAGGTATGCCTGAAATTGCCATGGATATAAAGAACAATTTAAGAAAAAACGGAATTCTTGCAGAATATGATGACAGCGGAGCAATAGGAAGAAGATATATGAGAATGGACGAGGTAGGAGCTCCCTTCTGTATTACAGTAGATGGTCAAACCTTAGAGGATAACACCATCACCATAAGGGAAAGAGATTCCAGAGAGCAAATTAGAATAAAAATAGAGGAAGTTGTAGATTATATTAAAAACAAATTATAA
- a CDS encoding DUF1188 domain-containing protein, translated as MKYGITETVKTINSKIKINDIIYNIVEKKANAIKYFLEGEEFNQAIVFGAYLCGNFVADALTKDCDEVILVDVHPHLKEIIINEKIKFMDSSKFNLSLRNGELNPDLVVDLTGIGGLSPEIISKLNPSVLIVENPKGTFDKDINNIDNSVDRLNKGVKRGLLNTFRTSKVSKTSGSMTLVIDTVMDSCNDLKELDGVLYALPNLKYYEGILFHEKDIRKFIDEVNTPAITVSCLDEDLENEINNILLKNIDRIYSYVEKIK; from the coding sequence ATGAAATATGGAATTACTGAAACAGTAAAAACAATAAATTCTAAAATAAAAATTAATGATATTATATACAACATAGTAGAAAAAAAAGCAAATGCCATAAAATATTTTTTAGAGGGGGAAGAATTTAATCAGGCAATTGTATTTGGGGCATATTTATGTGGTAATTTTGTTGCGGACGCCCTTACAAAAGATTGTGATGAAGTAATACTTGTAGATGTTCATCCACATTTAAAAGAAATCATAATTAATGAAAAAATAAAATTTATGGACTCATCAAAATTTAATTTAAGTTTAAGAAATGGCGAATTAAATCCTGATTTAGTGGTGGATTTAACAGGAATTGGGGGCCTATCTCCTGAAATAATATCAAAATTAAATCCTTCGGTGTTAATTGTAGAAAATCCAAAAGGTACATTTGATAAAGATATAAATAATATAGATAATTCAGTGGATAGATTGAATAAAGGCGTAAAAAGAGGTCTTTTAAATACATTTAGAACCTCAAAAGTATCAAAAACATCTGGAAGTATGACTCTTGTAATAGATACAGTTATGGATTCTTGCAATGACTTAAAAGAGTTAGATGGTGTATTATATGCCCTTCCCAATTTAAAATATTATGAAGGCATATTATTCCACGAAAAAGACATTAGAAAATTTATAGATGAAGTAAATACTCCTGCCATAACAGTAAGTTGTTTAGACGAAGATCTTGAAAATGAAATAAATAATATATTATTAAAAAATATAGATAGAATATATTCTTATGTTGAAAAAATAAAATAA